The DNA region TGTCGACGCTGGTTTTCATGGCTTGATAACGAGGTTGTTTCTGTGGTGGTCCCATACATTTTTCCTTGGTTTTGTTACAAAAAGGGGCGTTTTTCGAGAGAATAAATCGGGCACAGCATTGGAACTGGTGTTTATCTTTGTTTTAGTTGTTTTTTTCTGGGAATCAAAAGATCCATCATTATCAACCTATCACTCTGGTTTTTGCTGTTGAAAGAGATGTGAAAGAACAGCATGCGTGGTTTTGCGTTGACGTTGTGTGACTGCGTGTTGGTTGGAGAGTAATGACTGGTGTAGATGTGAATGTAAACAAAGATTGAGAATATAGGAGGTTAGGATAGGGGGGAATGAATTGTGGTGACCTGTGAAAAAGTGAGGTTACATTGGGCTGGAGGTGTGGGGTCCAAGATTGTACTGGCTCCATCAGCGAGGCTACAGTTTTGGATTCTCTCTGCCTTCTGAATGGGATTTGACTAAGAAATATCAGATATGAGGGGGTCGGCTGCGAAATTGAGGCATGTTAAAGGGATGTTGGTGGGGTATGGAAAAGAGGCAAGGAAAAGaggcaaggaaaaggaggtaAAAAGGGCAAAAAGATGATGGATCAGAGTAATCTCTCCCGCCGGGAATTGAACCCGGGTCTCGAGCGTTGTTGAATGACAAGCTCACATACTGACCACTATACTACGGAAGATTTACAAGTGTTGGCACTTGTCGTAGATTGGATGGGAGAATTTCCGGGAGGAGGGTATATCAATGACATTGGGAAGATGCTGCACACCCTCTTCGGCATGGTCAATCCCCCTTTCACCAGCACTGGGGGATAGAACAGCTGAAGCTGAACCTGGTATCTGTGGGTTTTTTTCGAGCATGTAAGGCATGCTCGCCCCGGGGTGTGATGCTAGGCTATCGCAGTGTGAAGGAACAGTGTGTACGTGTTGCCGTCTCGAGGGAGAGTTTCAACTCCATCGCCTGCCAGACACTTTACAGCAATATAGAAATGTAGGTTGCAATGCGGGTGTTTACGATACATATCTTGGCGTTGAGCGCATTGGTCCAAGGCTATCGTTAGGGTCGATGATGGCTAGCTCTCGAGCTGGAGTGAGCATATATCGTCTCATAGTTCTGATAACACAAAGTCATCCACCACTTATAAACAATTGCCGAGCGCAGCAACCCCTCAAATCGGTAGCTACACCGCGACTTTGCATGTTTGATGTCTGTCTGTTTTGGAGACACGATGTAGTTCTCTGGTTGGATTACACATCTGCTTTCGCCTGTGTATTAGTTGACAGAAGAGCCtgtgggtgatgatggaagacTTGACATTGCAACCATGTCTACACTTCAATGTGTTAAGAAAGAGAGAATTTACTGCATCTAAACTTATGGCGGACCATTTACCCCTCATGGTACCGCAGTCAAGCATCGTGGACCAAGTCGCAAACAATGTGGGCGCCCGCCTTGATCACTCCGCCGCTCTCTCTGCTTCTCTCTCCTTGACCCATGTGAGAAATTCATCATAAAGCAGGTACACAAAGCTATCAAACCGACCCAAAACAAACTCTTACCGTTACTTACCTTACTAGCTggacagcctcctccctgaGTCTCTGACGACCCAACCTCCCTCGCTCCTTCCTAGCAGTCAACCGTTCCTTCCTAGCAACCAACCGCTCCTTCCTCCCGCCTCTCGTCCCTCCCTgcttccttcctctctcACCCAAATATataccacctcccctcgCGCCCTTCCAACAAATAAACTCCCACATAGTGTAGTGGTTAGCATGTCAGGTTTTCAcctcctctctccttctgcttcttAGCAGAGAGTCGCGCAGTTAATACCCTGGAGACCCGGGTTCAAACCCCGGTGTGGGAatcttcttttgcttttaTTTTTTCCTGCTGTGTCATTTTTTTGCCGGGCATGGAGGCACTTGCTTATCTTTCTTTTCACATGGGTATCGACACTGCCAACGCATCTCCATTGCGGCCCCTTTTCGTGGCCATCTTGAGACGAGCTCGAAGagggcaccaccaccagaaaaacaaagcatcaacaacaacaacctcctctcaTTCATTCATCCGTGGAATCGACCAAAGTAGTTTGTCCTTTTAaacctcccatccacccctcaCTCATCACACTCTAGCAATTTCGAAAAAGAGACATACTTCAATGCCAGCAAGACAATTATAagacccccttccctcccccccccccaaagccCTCACAATCATACACCCCACAcctcccctttccatctcaacacggtcacacatacacacacgtacacacctcaccccccaccccccacaaGGTTTTCAACTCTTTGtgtattgcttgcttgtaCGTttcagaaaaaaaagacccaGAACTAATCACATATCAAtcaatcctcctcatcaatccccccctccccactgGCAGAAAAATATCCTACCCATCTACCTCACCCCATCTTCTTTCCCCCAGCTTACTGATCACCGCCCTCAATCTGAATACCCTCCCTcaaaccctcaacaaccaactcctcgccCGCCAAACGGCGGTAAATATCCCTGACGTCATCCGTGGTCGTCTCAAAGTGGCTAGAAGCGTCGTAGCTcttggagatgaagatgttGTCCTTAGTGCCGTCCTCGAGGGGCTCATagaggggaatgggggggcCCTGTTACATCAGTCAGTGTTTTCGTCCTAACAAAACAGCGGCAAGAGACAAAACAAACCATAAACTGCTCCTCAATCTTGCCCAACCTCTCAATCCCCGGCGCCAGCTCCAAATGGTGATTGGCCGACGTCTCGGCAATGGTCGACACAATCGCGATCCAGTACCCCTTGGGGCAGACATTGTGCGCCGACGACACAACCGCAATGTAAATATCATTCTTGCGGCCGACCTGGCTCTGGGGAATAATCAGCTGAGCCGAGTCCGCGTCGCTCGTGTTCGCCAACGGGTGCTTCAGGATGCAGATGGCCCTCAGTACGTGTcccacaaccttgaccttgtTGGGGAAGTAGCTCGGGTCGCCAATGatgatcttggccttggtctCAAACTTCATCTCGGGCTCGATGTTGGTCATGGTGGCCTTGATGCCGACCGCCTTGTCGCCCTCGTAGACCACCTCGTCgacgttggtgttgagcaTGTAGGTGCCGCCGTAGATGGCCGACAGGCGGGCGAAACCCTGGGGGAGCTCGCCGAGGCCGTAGAGGGGGTAGATGTATGGAGACTTTCCGTAGCGGGCGACCGAGTTGCCATACAGACGAATGCGCTCGATGGCCTCGGGGGCGACGCCGGGCTTGTCGAGGTACGAGTCGGTCTGGTAGAGAGCCATGGCGTGGCCGATGAAGTCTTTGGTCGTGGCCTCGAGGCCGAACTTGTCAAACACCTCCTTCATGGTGCAGGTGGTCATGTTGAGGCCTGGGGGGAGTTATCACTGCTTGTCAGCCAAAATGTCTTGCACCACCCGATCTTTGTTCCCCCTTGTGACCATAACTAACCCTTGTGTGTCGCAGAGTCCTTGAGGTCGAACTGGCCAACCCACTCAATGAAGCTCTTCATGCGGCGCTTCTCGAAGATGCCCATCAGGGGCGACTTGAGAGCCTCGCCGGCATCCGAGGGGACCTTGGCAACAGTCGCCTTGCTTCCCGCACCCTGCTGGACGTAGCTGCCGGCGACCTGCTTGAACTCGAGGTATCTGGTGACGTCGGTCGAGACAAGGATGTTTGTAAGCTCACCCGAGGACATGAGGAACTTGGGGACGAGGTCGATGTTCCAGTCGTTCAGGCGGCCGTACTCCTTCCAGGGCTCGGTGCCCTTGGTGTAGTTGCCATACTTCTTGTAGAGCTATTGTTGTCGAGGAACATGTTAGCGACCTCAACAGCCTACAATAACAGCAGCAGACGGATTAGGTGAtagaaaagagaagaatgCATACCGTCTCAAGATTAACCGAAGCAGCCTCACTATtcaaaaaaaagggggcgcGCGTTCGTAAGCTCAACGGTTCTTTTTCTCGAATACAGAAACACACCCAAggggcaacaacaacaaactcaCCCGCCGTAGTGGTCGTTGCGGTCAATGTGcaacaccttcttccccttgacACTGAGCACACCAGACAGGATGCACTCGGTCAAGCCGGTGCCCAGCACAATGACATCGTACTCTGGGGCGATCTCTTCAGCCATGCTTGCGTTTTTTCTGTCTGCTTCTCTAAAAATCGGTTTTCGTTTCTTGTTGGATGGAGAGATAGATGGATAAGTTAAAGTTTAATGGAGAATGGGCGGTCATTCAGGTAGGTAGCTTGGGCGTGTGTGTTTGGTCTGGCAGGTGGGCAAGCTAAAGCAGCtcgaagggggtggggggttgagcgGGCAGGTGGGTCGAACTTATATTCCCTATTAAAGATAGATGACGGACGGACCGTGACAGCTCCCAAAGAACAAAAGGGTTTCCCACAAGATTGCAAATCAAGAGGAACaggaaacaaaacaaaagccgAGATCGCGGTGGAAATTTGATGGGCTGGCAAGAGCTTATTAGCAGCTGGCCAGATGGTTTCTCGATGTTGGGCTTAATATTAGGTTGTCATTCatcagggggagggggaggttgcttGCTGTCGCTCGCctcttggtggggaggaggggcggcgAGTGGCAGCCCCGCATTCTGGGGTCTCCTTTGAGCTAATCAAGCACCATGGCGTCTTTTGATTCGACGCTGAAAGGACAGGCGGTCTAGGTCCCTCGTCTCGGCTCATGGCTCATTTAGCACCTGGAAGCCATCAAACTTGCCGACCCAGACGACTTCACATCACAATAATGTCTTTTTGTCTAGAGGTTCAAATACACTATCTGTACAAGAAGAAACCCGATGATGCCGTCCATCCATCTGTATACATCGGTTCAACGGCCTTTTAACtcgtggttgtggtggtgtcttttgtgttgctgttgatacACAGGGTATAACCTCCCCCTTATAACCTCGCCGCCTCGCCCTGAACATTCGtctctggtggtggtacctgagccttctcctcagccttgacctcagcaacctcctcctcaacaaggTAATCCACAACCTtagcctcagcagcctcttcctcctcaaggAACTCCCTCGGCGTGAAagccctccccttcccactcaAATCAACCTCAGGATCACTCTCCGCCAACTTAACCGCATCCTCCCAAGCATAAAACCTCTCCGTCAACACATGCTTAATACCGCGCATTGTAACCCGAACCTATTCTCTCATTAGCACACAcattcccccctctccccctcccccccctccctttcccaccaACAAGGTAAACTCACctccctatccctcccctGCGCCTCGCTCTTCCCAaaccccatcttccccctctccctctcccacgccCCCGTCGCAATCCTGTTCCGCTCCTTCACGcaaacccaccacaacctATGCAGATCCTCCCAACTCTTCCccctcagctcctccaccatccacccccgCCCATGCTTCATGTCATCCTCTGGCGAAGCTGCCACCGTCTCCCGGTTGGGAAAAAAGTCCCACAGCCCGTGATCAGGGTCGACCTCGACAGGAGGCAGCTCCTCGCGGGATCGAGGCTTGGGGAGCGGGTCGTCGGACATGGAGAGCCTCCAGCGGAGACCGGTCCGGCGGAGGGCCGACTGCCCGCGCGATTTGGACATGTCCTTGTTGGAGCGCGCGCCGGGGTAGGTGTGTCTTTTCAGGAGGGGGGCGGTCGTGGACATGGGGCGGGTTAGGGATAACAGTTGGTGAGATATCctgacggaggagggggagggagtgagTCTGAAGGCTGCGCCCAGGGAAGGGCGGACAGCtgaggtggcggcggtggccatggtggtggtgatataTCGTTCGGTTCGAGAGGTTGTTCGCCGGCGGTAGTAAGTGGTAGGTAGTTCGTGTTTGTGTGGTCTCGGGTTCCTCCCTCCTCTAGCTGGAATGAAATGACTGCAGTCCCAACTTTCGTCCCCTGGCCGACGTCGACGCTGTGTACTGGCTTGGGTCGAGCGGTCGGTGGTCGTGGCGGTGGTCACAAAAGGTCCCCACGAGCAAAAGCCGCTGAACTTGGAGCTGGCTTGCTTGAGAAACTACCACTTTCAAAATTTGGGTGGTCCGAGCGCCTTCCCATCCAGTGGTGGAAATGTCAAACGGGAACTTCCGCTCTCTCGTTGAAATCCATCCCACCAATAGGTGCATACGGAGTGCTTTGAAACTGGATATTTGCATATTATTTCCACCGCGATCGCcctgaagccatcaccacttcAGCACGACGCCGACTGCACGATACACCGTCTGTTCGATCCTTGAAagacaaaagcaaaaagatgACCCTCCTCCAGTACGTcccatccccttcccctccctcaaacaCCACATCCACTAACGTCTCCAAAAGAACCTACCAAGGCCTCTCCCCCAGAGCCAGACTAGGCGTCGGCTTCGGCCTCCTCGCCTGGGGCCTCATCGGTCTCAAGCTCTCAGACAAGGCAGAGGAAAAGCTGGGCTACACCCCCACCGAGCAGGAcaaggccgagctcgacaagaTGATTCCAAAGATTCACTCTGTACCGAGGGAAAAgccttcctcatcaacatcaccaacgcaATGATATCCGGCAGGGGCTGAAAATACAACAAATAAATAATTTATACACAAATACCCAGCCAGCGCTTGCTCATTTGAAATCTTCGCAAGGAATCCAAGTCGTGGTGTTGGACAGGCCTGCTTCcagttgtttgttttctcagagacaccatcaccactctACCACACATCGTTCTTGCACAAGA from Podospora pseudocomata strain CBS 415.72m chromosome 3, whole genome shotgun sequence includes:
- the GDI1 gene encoding Rab GDP dissociation inhibitor alpha (COG:O; EggNog:ENOG503NU8W), coding for MSSGELTNILVSTDVTRYLEFKQVAGSYVQQGAGSKATVAKVPSDAGEALKSPLMGIFEKRRMKSFIEWVGQFDLKDSATHKGLNMTTCTMKEVFDKFGLEATTKDFIGHAMALYQTDSYLDKPGVAPEAIERIRLYGNSVARYGKSPYIYPLYGLGELPQGFARLSAIYGGTYMLNTNVDEVVYEGDKAVGIKATMTNIEPEMKFETKAKIIIGDPSYFPNKVKVVGHVLRAICILKHPLANTSDADSAQLIIPQSQVGRKNDIYIAVVSSAHNVCPKGYWIAIVSTIAETSANHHLELAPGIERLGKIEEQFMGPPIPLYEPLEDGTKDNIFISKSYDASSHFETTTDDVRDIYRRLAGEELVVEGLREGIQIEGGDQ
- the MRPL4 gene encoding 54S ribosomal protein L4 mitochondrial (BUSCO:EOG09264BWL; COG:J; EggNog:ENOG503P2HC); this translates as MATAATSAVRPSLGAAFRLTPSPSSVRISHQLLSLTRPMSTTAPLLKRHTYPGARSNKDMSKSRGQSALRRTGLRWRLSMSDDPLPKPRSREELPPVEVDPDHGLWDFFPNRETVAASPEDDMKHGRGWMVEELRGKSWEDLHRLWWVCVKERNRIATGAWERERGKMGFGKSEAQGRDREVRVTMRGIKHVLTERFYAWEDAVKLAESDPEVDLSGKGRAFTPREFLEEEEAAEAKVVDYLVEEEVAEVKAEEKAQVPPPETNVQGEAARL
- a CDS encoding hypothetical protein (EggNog:ENOG503P9AR): MTLLQTYQGLSPRARLGVGFGLLAWGLIGLKLSDKAEEKLGYTPTEQDKAELDKMIPKIHSVPREKPSSSTSPTQ